One Pararhizobium sp. IMCC3301 DNA segment encodes these proteins:
- a CDS encoding dihydrodipicolinate synthase family protein, whose protein sequence is MKIADLPSNVRELISGGTAIPAHPLALNASRELDRRRQRALSRYYIDAGSGGLAVGVHTTQFEIREAGLYQPVLELAAQSAADWTDRPLAMIAGVAGRTAQAVAEAKTAAALGYHAALVSPAPFRDASEGELIDHCSAVAAVMPIIGFYLQTAVGGRALSVDFWRRFASLDNVLAIKIAPFHRHRTLDVVRGVIAAQAEDRVALYTGNDDHIVADLLMPFAHRRNGEDVTIRIVGGLLGQWSVWTKAAVDLHARCRAAVAGDADVPAALLALDAQMTDINAAVFDVANDFAGVIAGCHEILRRQGLLEGIWCLDPQESLSPGQAEELTRVTKDYPHLTDDSFVALHLDRWLND, encoded by the coding sequence ATGAAGATCGCCGACCTTCCCTCCAATGTGCGTGAGTTGATATCTGGCGGCACGGCAATTCCGGCGCATCCGCTGGCGCTGAATGCCAGCCGCGAGCTTGACCGGCGGCGGCAGCGGGCGCTATCGCGCTATTATATCGATGCGGGCAGTGGCGGCCTGGCTGTGGGCGTGCACACAACCCAGTTTGAAATCCGCGAGGCCGGCCTTTATCAACCGGTGCTGGAACTGGCCGCGCAAAGCGCCGCCGACTGGACCGACCGCCCGCTTGCCATGATCGCCGGTGTTGCCGGCAGAACCGCGCAGGCGGTGGCGGAAGCCAAAACCGCAGCGGCGCTTGGCTATCACGCAGCCCTGGTCAGCCCCGCACCCTTCCGCGATGCCAGCGAAGGCGAGTTGATCGACCATTGCAGCGCTGTTGCCGCAGTGATGCCGATCATCGGTTTCTATCTGCAAACGGCCGTCGGCGGCCGTGCGCTGTCGGTGGATTTCTGGCGACGGTTCGCTTCCCTCGATAATGTCCTGGCCATCAAGATCGCACCATTTCACCGCCATCGCACGCTTGACGTGGTGCGCGGCGTCATTGCTGCGCAGGCCGAGGACCGCGTCGCGCTCTATACCGGCAATGATGATCATATTGTCGCCGATCTGCTGATGCCTTTTGCACACAGGCGTAATGGCGAGGACGTCACCATTCGCATTGTCGGTGGCCTGCTGGGACAATGGTCGGTCTGGACCAAAGCAGCTGTCGATCTGCACGCCAGATGCCGCGCCGCAGTGGCCGGTGATGCCGATGTGCCTGCGGCGCTGCTCGCGCTGGACGCGCAGATGACGGATATCAACGCGGCCGTGTTTGATGTCGCCAATGATTTTGCCGGGGTCATCGCCGGCTGCCATGAGATCCTGCGCCGCCAGGGCTTGCTTGAAGGCATCTGGTGCCTTGATCCGCAGGAAAGCCTCTCACCGGGACAGGCGGAGGAGCTGACGCGCGTTACTAAAGATTATCCGCACCTGACCGATGATTCCTTTGTTGCCCTGCATCTGGATCGCTGGTTGAATGATTAA
- a CDS encoding sugar phosphate isomerase/epimerase, which yields MKIALCNEVIRDWEIGRQAAFAAALGYDGLEIAPFTLNKNGPRALNEAALLRIRKTVEAEGIEVSGLHWLLVAPDGLSITDAAADIKQRTRDTIEALVTMCATLGGAYLIHGSPAQRVLPDDDEAAARARALDHFRLAADAASKAGVNYLLEPLSSAQTAYVNTLDEAAAIVGAVGNAHFSAMIDCCSAAQAETAPIPELLSRHLPTGLIRHVHFNDPNLRGPGQGKLDFLPIVQRLTELEYDGWIGVEPFDYVPDGPAAAARAIGTIRALEQAATSGRTQ from the coding sequence ATGAAGATTGCGCTTTGCAACGAGGTGATCCGCGATTGGGAGATCGGCAGACAGGCTGCCTTCGCAGCGGCGCTGGGTTATGACGGTCTCGAAATCGCGCCCTTTACGCTCAACAAAAATGGGCCGCGCGCGCTGAATGAGGCGGCATTGTTGCGCATTCGCAAGACCGTCGAGGCAGAAGGAATTGAAGTCTCCGGACTTCACTGGCTGCTGGTTGCACCGGACGGCTTGTCGATCACCGATGCCGCTGCAGACATAAAGCAGCGCACACGGGACACCATCGAAGCGCTGGTCACAATGTGCGCGACACTGGGCGGTGCCTATCTGATCCACGGATCTCCGGCCCAGCGTGTTCTGCCAGACGATGATGAAGCAGCTGCCCGCGCTCGCGCCCTTGATCATTTCCGCCTTGCGGCAGATGCGGCAAGCAAGGCCGGCGTGAATTATCTGCTGGAGCCTCTGTCATCGGCCCAGACCGCTTATGTCAATACGCTTGATGAGGCCGCTGCCATTGTCGGCGCTGTCGGCAATGCGCATTTTTCCGCCATGATCGACTGCTGCTCGGCAGCGCAGGCGGAGACAGCGCCGATCCCCGAGCTGCTGTCCCGGCATCTGCCCACCGGCCTGATCCGTCATGTCCATTTCAACGATCCCAATCTGCGCGGTCCGGGTCAGGGGAAGCTGGATTTCCTGCCGATTGTGCAGCGTTTGACCGAACTGGAATATGATGGCTGGATCGGCGTTGAACCGTTCGATTACGTGCCGGACGGGCCGGCCGCCGCCGCCCGTGCTATCGGCACCATCCGAGCGCTGGAGCAGGCCGCCACATCCGGACGGACCCAATGA
- a CDS encoding sugar phosphate isomerase/epimerase, with amino-acid sequence MSAALGGRGGLSINLATIREQCDMSEAVDACLRHSISAISPWRDQIAAIGLDTAARLVREHDLTVTGVCRGGMFTASDAAGRRAAIDDNMRAIDEAASLNADCLVLVVGGLPDGSRDIAGARQMVTDGIGAVLDHARAAAVPLAIEPLHPMYAADRCCVNTLSQALDMCDTLAPGNGGDLGLAIDAYHVWWDPELAAQIARAGREGRILAHHICDWLVPTQDLLLDRGMMGDGIIDLSGFRDMIEKAGFSGHQEVEIFSAENWWKRDADLVLETCIARYRAI; translated from the coding sequence ATGAGCGCGGCGCTGGGCGGACGCGGCGGCCTTTCGATCAATCTTGCTACCATCCGTGAACAATGCGACATGAGCGAAGCGGTGGATGCCTGTCTGCGCCACTCCATCAGCGCGATCTCGCCATGGCGCGATCAGATTGCGGCCATCGGCCTCGACACGGCGGCGCGCCTGGTGCGCGAGCATGATCTTACGGTTACCGGTGTCTGCCGGGGCGGCATGTTCACCGCTTCTGACGCGGCTGGGCGCCGCGCCGCGATTGACGATAATATGCGCGCCATTGATGAGGCCGCCAGTCTCAACGCGGATTGCTTGGTGCTGGTGGTCGGTGGATTGCCGGATGGCTCCCGCGACATTGCCGGTGCGCGGCAGATGGTGACAGACGGCATCGGCGCAGTGCTCGATCATGCCCGTGCCGCCGCCGTTCCGCTTGCCATCGAACCGCTGCATCCGATGTATGCCGCCGATCGCTGCTGCGTCAACACGCTCAGTCAGGCGCTTGACATGTGCGATACACTCGCGCCCGGCAATGGCGGCGATTTGGGCCTCGCCATCGACGCCTATCATGTCTGGTGGGACCCCGAGCTTGCCGCTCAGATCGCCCGTGCCGGCCGGGAGGGCCGCATCCTTGCACATCATATCTGCGACTGGCTGGTGCCGACCCAAGATCTGTTGCTCGATCGCGGCATGATGGGGGACGGGATTATCGATCTGTCGGGCTTTCGCGACATGATTGAAAAGGCTGGATTCAGCGGTCATCAGGAAGTCGAGATTTTCTCAGCAGAAAACTGGTGGAAGCGTGATGCCGACCTTGTGCTGGAAACATGTATAGCCCGCTACCGCGCAATTTAG
- a CDS encoding tripartite tricarboxylate transporter TctB family protein → MIDNGMIDNNGTTVAEESPDNAQQPTRADAWTGIFFVIFGLLIAFESWRMPRMEEFGSSIWSAPGVVPGMIGLSLTTMGAFLFLRARQAIGLAPPPREPGTVRRLLITLLLCIGFAYVAVGLIPFVLAAFLFLFSFIMLFDREDRRVEGKSLTGRALAKRAALAFVISAVAAWGITTVFEDVFYVRLP, encoded by the coding sequence ATGATCGACAATGGCATGATCGACAACAATGGCACGACGGTCGCGGAAGAATCGCCTGATAATGCCCAGCAACCTACAAGAGCAGATGCCTGGACCGGCATATTCTTTGTCATCTTCGGTCTGCTCATCGCTTTCGAATCCTGGCGGATGCCGCGCATGGAGGAATTTGGTTCCAGTATCTGGTCCGCACCCGGTGTCGTTCCCGGCATGATCGGTCTCTCCCTCACCACGATGGGTGCATTCCTGTTCCTGCGCGCCCGCCAGGCCATCGGCCTGGCACCGCCACCACGTGAACCGGGCACGGTTCGGCGTCTACTGATTACACTGCTGCTGTGTATCGGGTTCGCCTATGTGGCAGTGGGACTCATTCCGTTCGTTCTCGCCGCATTTCTGTTTCTCTTCAGTTTTATCATGCTGTTTGACCGCGAAGATCGCCGGGTCGAAGGCAAGTCGCTTACCGGCCGGGCTCTGGCGAAGCGCGCCGCCCTGGCATTTGTCATTTCGGCAGTTGCAGCCTGGGGCATCACCACCGTCTTTGAAGACGTCTTTTACGTGCGTCTGCCGTGA
- a CDS encoding tripartite tricarboxylate transporter permease, whose protein sequence is MTGLGFFADAMVAFLTSPMTLFNVAWATFLGIIVGSLPGLTATLGIALLTTLTFRMDGTQAILILICMYVGAIYGGSRSAILLNIPGTPANAATALDGFPLARAGKAGQAMGIATAGSFAGGVIGMLALALVAPVLGDFALSFGSYEFFWLALFGVLISGQITTTGDSLKGWIAGFLGLFVAMIGQEGIQSYQRFSYGSSDLAGGIGLLPALVGAFGFAEILTVMKARGFQSVRDASDRILPRLSDVWRYKRTIVRSGLIGTFMGLLPGVGEDMGAWMSYAAAKRASKVKETFGKGSLDGLMAAETGNNAAVPGAIIPVLTLAVPGSAPAAVLLAAMFIHGIRPGPMIMIESPAFVFQVVAMVAMAMIAMLIIGLLLTRPLLLVLAVPRAYLMPIIFTLCTIGSFAIAGRVFDIQVMLAFGILGFALREMNYPMAPLVLGIVLGDLLDKSFRRGMTLSDGDFVAFITRPISAFLALACLLMLLGAVPALRRRVAAMAASLRARLTGKTS, encoded by the coding sequence GTGACCGGGCTGGGCTTTTTCGCCGATGCAATGGTGGCATTCCTGACCAGTCCGATGACGCTGTTCAATGTGGCCTGGGCAACATTTCTCGGCATTATTGTCGGTTCTCTGCCCGGTCTCACGGCGACGCTCGGCATTGCTCTGCTGACCACACTGACGTTCCGTATGGACGGAACCCAGGCCATCCTCATTCTGATCTGCATGTATGTCGGCGCAATTTATGGCGGCTCGCGGTCCGCGATCCTGCTGAACATTCCCGGAACACCGGCCAATGCGGCGACAGCGCTGGACGGCTTTCCCCTGGCGCGGGCAGGCAAGGCCGGGCAGGCGATGGGCATCGCCACGGCGGGCTCCTTCGCCGGCGGTGTCATCGGCATGCTGGCACTGGCGCTTGTCGCGCCGGTTCTGGGCGATTTTGCCCTGTCCTTCGGCTCTTACGAGTTTTTCTGGCTGGCGCTGTTCGGGGTCCTGATTTCCGGCCAGATCACGACGACAGGAGATTCGCTGAAAGGCTGGATCGCCGGATTCCTCGGACTGTTCGTTGCAATGATTGGGCAGGAAGGCATTCAGTCCTACCAGCGGTTCTCATACGGCTCGTCAGATCTGGCCGGAGGCATCGGCCTTCTACCGGCCCTTGTCGGCGCGTTCGGTTTTGCCGAAATCCTGACTGTCATGAAAGCGCGGGGCTTCCAGTCCGTGCGCGACGCATCGGACCGGATCCTGCCGCGCCTCAGCGATGTCTGGCGTTATAAGCGGACCATTGTCCGCTCGGGTCTGATCGGTACTTTCATGGGGCTGTTGCCGGGTGTCGGCGAGGATATGGGCGCGTGGATGTCCTATGCCGCCGCCAAGCGCGCCAGCAAGGTCAAGGAAACCTTCGGCAAGGGCTCGCTCGACGGTCTGATGGCCGCTGAAACCGGTAATAACGCTGCCGTGCCCGGAGCCATCATACCGGTGCTGACACTGGCCGTGCCCGGCTCCGCGCCCGCTGCCGTGCTGCTGGCCGCGATGTTCATTCACGGCATCCGCCCCGGGCCGATGATCATGATCGAGTCTCCCGCCTTCGTATTCCAGGTCGTGGCGATGGTCGCAATGGCGATGATTGCCATGCTCATCATCGGATTGCTGCTCACCCGTCCGCTGCTGTTGGTGCTGGCAGTGCCGCGCGCTTACCTGATGCCGATCATCTTCACGCTCTGCACAATCGGCTCGTTTGCCATCGCTGGCCGGGTTTTCGACATTCAGGTCATGCTGGCCTTTGGTATTTTGGGATTTGCACTGCGCGAGATGAACTATCCGATGGCACCGCTGGTGCTTGGCATCGTGCTGGGCGATCTTCTGGACAAGAGCTTCCGCCGTGGAATGACCCTCTCGGATGGTGACTTTGTCGCTTTCATCACCCGGCCCATCTCGGCGTTTCTGGCGCTTGCCTGCCTGCTGATGCTGCTTGGCGCAGTTCCTGCGCTGCGTCGACGTGTCGCCGCCATGGCGGCTTCGTTGCGCGCACGCCTGACAGGAAAAACATCATGA
- a CDS encoding Gfo/Idh/MocA family protein, which translates to MTDSNTSEPRKLGIIMHGVTGRMGLNQHLIRSILAIRADGGVVLSDGSRVMPDPILVGRNAAKIARLAAEHGIERHTDDLDAALANPGDTVFFDAGTTQMRLGLLEKAIAAGKHVYCEKPIADDMQAALRVARLAQASGIKHGVVQDKLFLPGLRKLQRLIDSGFFGRILSVRGEFGYWVFEGDNLPAQRPSWNYRQAQGGGIILDMLCHWRYVLDNLFGEVRAVSCMGATHIPERWDENGKPYKADADDAAYATFELEGGVIAHINSSWTVRVRRDDLVTFQVDGTEGSAVAGLTDCWTQHRANTPKPVWSPDVPQTIDFYETWSKVPDNETYANGFRVQWEQFIRHVVEDAPWRYGLMEGVKGVQLAELGLASWRERRWLDVPEIGA; encoded by the coding sequence ATGACAGACAGCAATACCAGCGAGCCCCGTAAACTGGGCATCATCATGCATGGTGTTACCGGACGGATGGGCCTCAACCAACATCTCATCCGGTCGATTCTGGCGATCCGCGCCGATGGCGGCGTGGTGCTGTCGGATGGCAGCCGCGTCATGCCGGACCCGATTCTTGTGGGCCGCAATGCCGCCAAGATTGCCCGCCTTGCGGCCGAACATGGAATTGAGCGCCACACGGATGATCTTGATGCGGCATTGGCGAATCCCGGCGACACGGTTTTCTTTGATGCCGGCACAACCCAGATGCGGCTCGGGCTGCTGGAAAAGGCAATTGCTGCTGGCAAACATGTCTATTGCGAAAAGCCGATTGCTGATGACATGCAGGCCGCTTTGCGCGTTGCCCGATTGGCGCAGGCATCGGGAATCAAGCATGGCGTGGTGCAGGACAAGCTGTTCCTGCCCGGTCTGCGCAAGCTGCAGCGGCTGATCGACAGCGGTTTCTTCGGACGCATTCTCTCGGTGCGCGGTGAATTCGGCTACTGGGTTTTCGAAGGCGACAATCTGCCGGCTCAGCGCCCATCGTGGAACTACCGCCAGGCCCAGGGTGGCGGCATCATTCTGGATATGCTGTGCCACTGGCGCTATGTGCTCGACAATCTGTTTGGCGAAGTGCGCGCTGTGTCCTGCATGGGCGCGACGCACATCCCGGAACGCTGGGATGAAAACGGCAAGCCCTACAAAGCCGACGCCGACGATGCCGCCTATGCCACTTTCGAGCTGGAAGGCGGCGTGATCGCACATATAAATTCTTCCTGGACGGTGCGGGTGCGCCGCGACGATCTCGTGACCTTCCAGGTCGATGGTACGGAAGGTTCCGCTGTGGCCGGGCTGACCGACTGCTGGACCCAGCACCGCGCCAACACACCGAAACCGGTATGGAGCCCGGACGTGCCGCAGACCATCGATTTTTACGAAACATGGTCGAAGGTTCCCGACAACGAGACCTATGCCAATGGTTTCCGGGTTCAGTGGGAACAGTTTATCCGCCATGTGGTTGAGGATGCGCCTTGGCGATACGGCCTGATGGAAGGCGTCAAGGGGGTCCAACTGGCCGAACTGGGTCTGGCAAGCTGGCGCGAGCGCCGCTGGCTTGATGTGCCGGAGATTGGCGCATGA
- a CDS encoding NAD(P)-dependent oxidoreductase, with the protein MPPGITTGNTTGNTVGRGPFADEAALEKALALPDDALRADMAKVPGDLILLGAGGKMGPSLARLARNAMADEHKVIAVARFSETGLRDELERDGIETIKADLLDRDAVAGLPEAANVMFMAGRKFGSSGAEHLTWAMNALCPALVAERYASARIVAFSTGCVYPFWPVDAASGPTEEVAPNPPPGDYAWSCVARERMFEHMSVVHQTPGRLFRLNYAIDVRYGVLHDLAQKVLAGEPVDVSMGHVTVIWQRDANARALRSLALATTPTSPINVTGAEVVRVRAIAEAFASRFGKPAQITGEEALTAWLNDASASMQAFGPLTVSLEDMIDWQADWLLQGGRSLDKPTHFEARDGKY; encoded by the coding sequence ATGCCCCCAGGAATCACAACAGGCAATACGACTGGTAACACAGTAGGCAGGGGCCCATTTGCCGATGAGGCGGCGCTGGAAAAAGCGCTTGCCCTCCCTGACGATGCGCTGCGTGCCGACATGGCCAAAGTGCCCGGCGATCTGATTTTACTCGGCGCCGGCGGCAAAATGGGGCCGAGCCTTGCCCGTCTCGCCCGCAACGCCATGGCGGACGAACACAAGGTCATCGCCGTGGCCCGGTTTTCCGAAACCGGTTTGCGCGACGAACTGGAGCGTGACGGCATTGAAACCATCAAAGCCGATCTGCTCGACCGCGATGCGGTGGCCGGCCTGCCGGAGGCGGCCAATGTGATGTTCATGGCAGGCCGAAAATTCGGCTCGTCAGGCGCGGAGCATCTGACATGGGCGATGAATGCGCTGTGTCCTGCGCTGGTCGCGGAACGCTATGCTTCGGCGCGCATTGTCGCATTTTCGACCGGATGCGTCTATCCGTTCTGGCCGGTTGATGCGGCCTCCGGCCCGACAGAGGAGGTCGCGCCCAATCCGCCGCCGGGGGATTATGCCTGGTCCTGCGTTGCGCGAGAGCGAATGTTTGAACATATGAGCGTGGTGCATCAGACCCCGGGGCGGCTGTTCCGGCTGAATTATGCCATCGATGTGCGTTACGGTGTGCTCCATGATCTCGCCCAAAAAGTGCTGGCCGGAGAACCGGTCGACGTCTCGATGGGTCATGTCACGGTGATCTGGCAACGCGATGCCAATGCCCGTGCCTTGCGCAGTCTGGCGTTGGCCACCACACCGACCAGCCCGATCAATGTCACCGGTGCCGAAGTGGTCCGGGTGCGCGCCATCGCCGAGGCTTTTGCCAGTCGTTTCGGCAAGCCGGCGCAGATCACCGGCGAGGAGGCACTGACCGCCTGGCTGAATGATGCCAGCGCATCGATGCAGGCGTTCGGCCCGCTGACGGTGTCACTGGAGGACATGATTGACTGGCAGGCGGACTGGCTGTTGCAGGGTGGCAGGAGCCTTGACAAGCCGACCCATTTTGAAGCCCGCGACGGAAAGTACTGA
- a CDS encoding dihydrodipicolinate synthase family protein: protein MTVTLTLPARSGKSESYTMGAPLALPVSGTMKFNRIAYAAAHVVSDPLADNDPFLTPAIDWDRTISFREHLWDLGLGVAEAMDTAQRGMGLGWAEAQELISRALAAARSRDNALIACGAGTDHLQPGPDVTLDHILRAYEEQVGFVEGEGGRIILMASRALAQAAKGPDDYVRIYDRVLSQVREPVIIHWLGEMFDPALEGYWGAADHDEAMNTCLEVLAAHAAKIDGIKISLLSKDKEIAMRRRLPQGVRMYTGDDFNYPDLIAGDEHGYSDALLGIFDAIAPAASAALAALGNDDRQRFHNILAPTIALSRHIFAAPTRFYKTGVVFIAYLNGLQDHFTMVGGQEGARSTLHLAELFRLADKAGILLDPERAAQRMQRVLAVRGLA, encoded by the coding sequence ATGACGGTAACGCTGACCCTTCCGGCACGGTCCGGCAAATCTGAAAGCTACACAATGGGCGCGCCGCTGGCGCTTCCGGTGTCCGGCACGATGAAATTCAACAGAATCGCCTACGCGGCAGCCCATGTGGTTTCTGACCCGCTGGCCGATAATGATCCGTTCCTCACGCCTGCGATCGACTGGGACCGGACCATTTCCTTTCGCGAGCATCTCTGGGATCTTGGACTTGGCGTGGCCGAAGCGATGGATACGGCGCAGCGCGGCATGGGCCTTGGCTGGGCTGAGGCGCAAGAGCTGATTTCACGCGCGCTGGCCGCTGCCCGCAGCCGTGACAATGCTCTGATCGCGTGTGGCGCAGGTACGGATCATCTGCAGCCCGGACCCGATGTCACGCTGGACCACATTCTGCGCGCCTACGAAGAGCAGGTCGGTTTTGTCGAAGGCGAGGGCGGGCGCATCATCCTGATGGCGTCACGTGCACTGGCGCAGGCGGCAAAGGGACCGGATGATTATGTCCGTATTTATGACCGCGTGCTGTCACAGGTGCGCGAACCGGTGATCATTCACTGGCTCGGCGAGATGTTCGACCCGGCTCTGGAAGGCTACTGGGGTGCCGCCGATCATGACGAGGCGATGAATACCTGTCTCGAGGTGCTCGCCGCCCATGCCGCGAAAATTGACGGCATCAAGATTTCGCTGCTGTCGAAAGACAAGGAAATCGCCATGCGGCGCCGGCTTCCCCAAGGCGTTCGCATGTATACCGGTGACGACTTCAATTATCCTGATCTGATCGCCGGGGATGAGCACGGCTATTCCGATGCGCTGCTGGGCATTTTCGACGCCATCGCTCCGGCGGCTTCCGCCGCACTTGCCGCCCTTGGCAATGATGACAGGCAGCGCTTTCACAACATTCTGGCACCGACAATTGCCCTGTCCCGACACATTTTCGCTGCGCCGACGCGGTTTTACAAAACCGGTGTCGTGTTCATTGCCTATCTCAACGGCTTGCAGGACCATTTCACCATGGTTGGCGGCCAGGAAGGTGCCCGCTCCACTTTGCATCTGGCAGAGCTGTTCCGGCTGGCTGACAAGGCCGGTATTCTGCTGGATCCGGAGCGCGCGGCGCAGCGCATGCAGCGTGTTCTTGCTGTCAGGGGGCTGGCATGA
- a CDS encoding tripartite tricarboxylate transporter substrate binding protein, with translation MSIKTLTGLFLGAGFALGVSAAGTAVAQEWTPEKPINIIVPWSAGGSTDQVTRIVAAELEKALGGTVVVQNQPGASGSIGSKSALDSDPDGYTWTAGAAQDLGTYKVLGMLDTSIEDWNLYLDVANVAVIGVNADSPYQTMDDMLQAMKDDPQSVTVATAGLNSGGHNAIEAIKKAAGGDYKHVTYDGGNPAVIATVSGETMATTQLAVEQAEMIRAKRIRPLAVLNAEPLILEGYGEIPPITDFVKDVPIAPNYFGIFVPKTAPAEVVAALDKVWAGDIANSQALKDYAANRGAVFAPFYGDDAQKRVLPAIQNNAYLLFDGGKAKVDPASVGITRPE, from the coding sequence ATGAGCATCAAGACCCTGACAGGGCTGTTTCTGGGGGCTGGTTTTGCCCTTGGCGTATCAGCCGCCGGCACTGCGGTAGCGCAGGAATGGACGCCGGAAAAACCCATCAATATTATCGTTCCATGGTCAGCGGGCGGCTCCACCGACCAAGTCACGCGCATTGTTGCAGCCGAGCTGGAAAAAGCTCTTGGCGGAACCGTTGTGGTTCAAAACCAGCCCGGTGCATCCGGTTCAATCGGTTCGAAGAGTGCGCTGGATTCCGACCCTGACGGCTATACCTGGACGGCGGGCGCTGCGCAGGATCTTGGCACCTACAAGGTTCTGGGAATGCTCGACACCTCGATCGAGGACTGGAACCTGTATCTCGACGTTGCCAATGTTGCCGTCATCGGCGTCAATGCGGATTCGCCGTATCAGACCATGGACGACATGCTGCAGGCCATGAAGGACGATCCACAGTCTGTGACAGTGGCCACAGCCGGGCTCAACTCAGGTGGCCACAATGCCATTGAAGCGATCAAGAAGGCTGCAGGTGGCGACTACAAACATGTCACTTATGATGGTGGTAATCCGGCCGTCATTGCCACTGTATCGGGCGAAACCATGGCGACAACACAACTTGCCGTGGAACAGGCCGAAATGATCCGCGCCAAGAGAATCCGTCCCCTTGCAGTGCTCAATGCGGAGCCACTGATACTGGAAGGCTATGGCGAGATTCCGCCGATCACCGATTTCGTCAAAGATGTCCCGATTGCACCGAACTATTTCGGCATCTTCGTGCCGAAAACCGCTCCTGCCGAAGTGGTGGCCGCGCTCGACAAGGTCTGGGCTGGTGATATTGCCAACAGCCAGGCGCTCAAGGACTATGCCGCCAATCGCGGCGCGGTCTTCGCACCATTTTACGGTGACGACGCGCAGAAGCGCGTGCTGCCTGCCATTCAGAACAATGCATATCTGTTGTTTGATGGCGGCAAGGCCAAGGTCGATCCTGCTAGTGTAGGTATTACTCGGCCGGAATAA